One Vigna unguiculata cultivar IT97K-499-35 chromosome 11, ASM411807v1, whole genome shotgun sequence DNA window includes the following coding sequences:
- the LOC114170599 gene encoding uncharacterized protein LOC114170599 isoform X3 codes for MASTIQEPILSRIDRLDNLLRQLEEIRGCNRSPKSSCASTPTSGSDGRVSSVDFSPRSLEKQCRPMESVMMETEAKGTVIERLNLVEDRLLKGLKCCVKALFAGGGRVVNKEECNE; via the exons ATGGCTTCCACAATTCAGGAACCAATTCTCTCAAGGATTGATCGTTTGGATAATTTG TTGAGGCAATTGGAGGAAATTAGAGGGTGCAATCGATCACCAAAGAGCTCGTGTGCATCCACACCAACAAGCGGAAGTGATGGACGCGTGTCGTCCGTCGATTTCTCCCCGAGGAGCTTGGAGAAGCAGTGCCGTCCGATGGAGAGCGTGATGATGGAGACGGAAGCGAAAGGAACGGTGATAGAGAGGCTGAATCTGGTGGAGGATCGACTGCTGAAG GGTTTAAAGTGTTGTGTGAAAGCTTTGTTTGCAGGTGGAGGAAGAGTGGTTAACAAAGAGGAGTGCAATGAGTAA
- the LOC114170599 gene encoding uncharacterized protein LOC114170599 isoform X1, with protein sequence MASTIQEPILSRIDRLDNLLRQLEEIRGCNRSPKSSCASTPTSGSDGRVSSVDFSPRSLEKQCRPMESVMMETEAKGTVIERLNLVEDRLLKLCLQVEEEWLTKRSAMSKSPKSPKIGFKQLVKKCVRRRHNNKEQTN encoded by the exons ATGGCTTCCACAATTCAGGAACCAATTCTCTCAAGGATTGATCGTTTGGATAATTTG TTGAGGCAATTGGAGGAAATTAGAGGGTGCAATCGATCACCAAAGAGCTCGTGTGCATCCACACCAACAAGCGGAAGTGATGGACGCGTGTCGTCCGTCGATTTCTCCCCGAGGAGCTTGGAGAAGCAGTGCCGTCCGATGGAGAGCGTGATGATGGAGACGGAAGCGAAAGGAACGGTGATAGAGAGGCTGAATCTGGTGGAGGATCGACTGCTGAAG CTTTGTTTGCAGGTGGAGGAAGAGTGGTTAACAAAGAGGAGTGCAATGAGTAAAAGCCCAAAGAGCCCAAAGATAGGTTTCAAACAGCTTGTGAAGAAATGTGTGAGAAGAAGACACAACAataaagaacaaacaaattaa
- the LOC114170599 gene encoding uncharacterized protein LOC114170599 isoform X4 yields MASTIQEPILSRIDRLDNLLRQLEEIRGCNRSPKSSCASTPTSGSDGRVSSVDFSPRSLEKQCRPMESVMMETEAKGTVIERLNLVEDRLLKCCVKALFAGGGRVVNKEECNE; encoded by the exons ATGGCTTCCACAATTCAGGAACCAATTCTCTCAAGGATTGATCGTTTGGATAATTTG TTGAGGCAATTGGAGGAAATTAGAGGGTGCAATCGATCACCAAAGAGCTCGTGTGCATCCACACCAACAAGCGGAAGTGATGGACGCGTGTCGTCCGTCGATTTCTCCCCGAGGAGCTTGGAGAAGCAGTGCCGTCCGATGGAGAGCGTGATGATGGAGACGGAAGCGAAAGGAACGGTGATAGAGAGGCTGAATCTGGTGGAGGATCGACTGCTGAAG TGTTGTGTGAAAGCTTTGTTTGCAGGTGGAGGAAGAGTGGTTAACAAAGAGGAGTGCAATGAGTAA
- the LOC114170599 gene encoding uncharacterized protein LOC114170599 isoform X2 has translation MASTIQEPILSRIDRLDNLLRQLEEIRGCNRSPKSSCASTPTSGSDGRVSSVDFSPRSLEKQCRPMESVMMETEAKGTVIERLNLVEDRLLKVEEEWLTKRSAMSKSPKSPKIGFKQLVKKCVRRRHNNKEQTN, from the exons ATGGCTTCCACAATTCAGGAACCAATTCTCTCAAGGATTGATCGTTTGGATAATTTG TTGAGGCAATTGGAGGAAATTAGAGGGTGCAATCGATCACCAAAGAGCTCGTGTGCATCCACACCAACAAGCGGAAGTGATGGACGCGTGTCGTCCGTCGATTTCTCCCCGAGGAGCTTGGAGAAGCAGTGCCGTCCGATGGAGAGCGTGATGATGGAGACGGAAGCGAAAGGAACGGTGATAGAGAGGCTGAATCTGGTGGAGGATCGACTGCTGAAG GTGGAGGAAGAGTGGTTAACAAAGAGGAGTGCAATGAGTAAAAGCCCAAAGAGCCCAAAGATAGGTTTCAAACAGCTTGTGAAGAAATGTGTGAGAAGAAGACACAACAataaagaacaaacaaattaa